A single window of Oncorhynchus keta strain PuntledgeMale-10-30-2019 chromosome 34, Oket_V2, whole genome shotgun sequence DNA harbors:
- the LOC118367532 gene encoding CD83 antigen-like yields MFFQLVCILAAYLQGGLTQDKPTQEVKSVCGEDSILKCKAICKPGVQYRAVRWYKLGEKPYNKESGLLMKRLSPNSTTLRFAGLEREVELLADDSFDIFLPNVTAIDSGRYKCLLAAPVGEQNQEGQVHLRVTGCLESTYQSEEMDTILVLSIVGIVAALLIFTISYVILRNMLLPKSKKYPQ; encoded by the exons ATGTTTTTTCAACTCGTCTGCATTCTAG CTGCCTACTTGCAAGGTGGGCTTACACAGGATAAGCCTACACAAGAGGTGAAGTCAGTTTGTGGAGAGGACTCAATTCTGAAATGTAAAGCAATATGTAAGCCTGGGGTCCAGTACCGGGCGGTGAGGTGGTACAAG CTGGGTGAGAAGCCCTATAATAAGGAGTCTGGTCTATTGATGAAGAGACTATCACCTAACAGCACCACCCTACGGTTTGCAGGTTTGGAGCGTGAAGTGGAACTTTTGGCTGACGATTCTTTCGATATCTTCCTGCCCAATGTAACGGCTATTGATAGTGGGAGGTACAAGTGTCTCCTGGCAGCACCTGTAGGAGAGCAGAACCAGGAGGGGCAGGTTCACCTCAGAGTGACAG GTTGCCTTGAGTCCACATACCAATCAGAAGAAATGGATACCATTCTAGTTCTTTCCATTGTGGGGATTGTTGCGGCATTGCTGATATTCACCATCAGCTAT GTCATCCTAAGGAATATGTTATTGCCAAAGAGTAAGAAGTATCCACAATAA